The Chiloscyllium plagiosum isolate BGI_BamShark_2017 chromosome 20, ASM401019v2, whole genome shotgun sequence genome includes the window CACCCTGCCCAAGCACAAGAGCAAACTCAAAAGGGTCTTCCAACCTACCTGCCCTCCTCCCCATTTGGAGTTCAAATATTAGGAGTGTGGGGCTAAAGTGCAATCCACAAGTTGAAATGTATCCCATCTAAATGGAAAGTTAAAGATGGGCCAAAGTCTTTTACAACATACATCAAAATGGATCCCTCTTTCTATTGTTCCTCCATTACCAACAAGTTCAGTAATTTGACTCTGTGACAACAGTCTCGTCACAGAGGCTGAAATGCTGGGTTTAAGCACCACTCTGAGACCGTTTAACCTGGGTTGTCACCCTTAATACCATCTAGAGGAAGTGCTGCACACTGTCACAGGTACCACCTTTCAGATGGGACAAGTAACTGAGATCCCATCTGCCCTTTTAGCTGATGTAACATAACCCGCGGCATTATTGTAAAGTAGAGCATGGGGAGTTCTCCCTGATTGTCCATGTCATTACTTAAATAGATATCTGTTATATAatctatttgtgggatcttgctgtgcacaaaatggtAGTTCCTTTCCCCTACGTTACAACAGTAACTCAAAACACTTCTGTAGCATTTCATCGACTATGAGTGCTGTGGGACATCTTACAGGTCACCACGTAAATCAAAGTTCTTTTACATCTTCCTTCAGCTTctacaagtaacattcacacctaaccaatatctaggcttgggttgacaagtggcaagtaacattcacaccacacaagtctcaggcaatgaccatctccataaGATGgactctaaccactgcccttgacTGTTAATGGTGTTACGTCACTAAATCCCTCTATTATCATCATCctgggttaccactgaccagaaactcaactggacttgccattgAAAATACTGTAGttataagaacaggtcagagtctaggaatactgCGACGAGTAACTCACTCCCTGATTTCCACAGCCTGTTcaccgtctacaaggcacaactcaggagtgtgatggaatactccccacttgtctagatgcatgctgctccaacaacactcaaaaagctcaacaccatccaggacaaagcaacccgcttcaTTGTCACCGAATCCAAAAGCAACGTctgcctccatcactgacactcagtaacgGCAGTCAGTACTAACTGCAAGATGTAccgcagaaatttgccaaaaaatTCTTAggacaaacccacaaccacttccatccacaaggacaagggcagcagatacatgggaacaccatacccgcaaatttccctccaagccactcaccattctgacttggaaatatgttccttcattgtcactgggtcaaagtcctggaattcccactgTAAGGGAATTGTGGATGTAGTGAcaggacatggactgcagtggttcaagaagggagtgcaccaccactttcacaagggcaactagggaccggaaataaatgctgacccagccagtgacacccatgtcccacatgGGAACAAAAACAACATTGTACGTTGagtcaaaagggaattagataaatatTGAAGGATAAAGTTTGCTGTGAGTAAAAaaatggttggtgtggatttaaTTGGATAGTTCAATCAAGGAGCCAGCACAGTCAAAGCGGCTTCCAAACTGTCCTGTATTATCCTAgtatttatttctttctcttttgatgAGTGCTCCTGAATCTTCTTCAATTGACCAAAATAGTTCAGGACAGATgggcaggttaaaaaaaaaatccaaggaaaACCAGAGAGGTGTTTCAAATTTGGGAATGACTTCTGTTACCATCAGTCCTCTTGCTTGCGTTTACCTTTACACGTTTTCCCATCATCGTGCAGTTCAAATCCTTCCCGGCACGTGCAATAATATCCATTCAGAATGCTGACACATTCATGTTGGCAGCTGTGGTTCCCAAACGAACAATAGTTCACCACTGTAGAGAAAGGTCCCACACGTTTTAACTTCAGTACTATGATCTGTCTATAGATGTGCTCCCATTGGTGGcaagcagacttgaggggctgaatggcctgttcctatcaTTCTAAGTAGTGTTGGAATGATCCTGGTCCATTAAATCAACACGCACTGGTGTgttaaaaaagaaattggatataAGGATGTTCAAAGTCAATGCCAGGCATTGTTCAAGTGGCAGTAAAGGATTGCTTTTCTGAGTTTGCAAATGTCAATGACCTTAAGACCATTaagcataggagcagaaattaggccattctgcccttcgagtctgttctgccattcaatcatggctgataggtttttcacgCCCATTTtcatgctttctccccataacctttgatccccttggcaatcaagaacttatatatctatgttttaaatttacttaatctcctggtctccacagccttctgtgtcaatgaattccatagattcaccactctctggctaaagacgtttctccttatcgccattctaaagggtcgtccctttactgtaaggctgtgccctcgggtcctggtctctcttgccaatggaaacatcttcccaacatccactctgtccaggccattcagtaagttttaatcagattccccgctcattcttctcaactccattgagtatagttccagagtcctcaaacgttcctcatttgttaagcctttcattcctgggtcaTTCTTGtgcacctcctctgcacccatgcCAGGACtgatacatctttcctgagggaTGGGTCCCAAATTGCTctcagtactctaaatgtggtctgaccagagccttatatagcctcagaagtatatccctccTTTTATATTTAAGAAATTTATATTTAACGTGCTTATAAAGAAATCTGCCCTCTGCTTTAGGATCTGCATTAGCTGTTGTGGCGATAGCCACTTTCGTGAAGTGTCTTGGGGAAATTTAATGGCATTGTCAATGCACATTGTTGTGGAAGTTCTGGAGGATGAGACTTTGTACTTCCTACCAGGAATTATATAAATGGGATTTACATGAACAGCTGGATCCTAAAGATCTGTCACATTAAAGTTGGCTTCTTCAGCTCCCCACTAAGGGTAATGGATCAACCAGTTTGTCCTGGGACTCTCCATCCCCAGAGGAGAATGGTAGAGTCTAGCCTTGCCGGCAAATGCCAACAGTTGCCTGAGAGAGTTTGACCTGCATCCGACTTGCCTTCTGCTTCAAGCATCAGAATAAATTGCAGCAAAAGATCCCACCAATTACAGAGAAGTGACGGTTCAGTACTTACTGCTACAGGTCTTCTTGTCCTGATTGAGGGTGTACCCCGGTTGGCATCGGCACTTATATGACCCAGGGGTGCTCACGCAGATGTGCTCACAGCCATGATCTCCCAGGGCACAGAGGTCGACGGCTAGAGAGGAAGATTGCAATTTGCTCAGGCAGCATCACAAAAGGGGCACAGTCAAAGATTCACAAGACAGTATTGTATGTGAGGCAGCTGTTAGTTCAAGTTTCAATGTAGAGAATCTAGGCTGACGATcccactgcagtactgagggagtgctgcacagacCGAGGTCCCTGTCTCTCTGATGAGACATTCTCCTACTTATTGCTTTCCCATGGATGGAAAATATCCCCTAGGTCATAATGTGAAGGAGAGTAGGGCTCACTATGATATCCTGGCTGATAATtatctctccctcaacatcacaaaaacagataagctggtcattgctgtttgtgggatcctgtTGGTTGCTAACTGGTTTCTGTGgttggctgctgcatttcaacAGTTACTACGTCAAAAGTACTGAATTGACTATAAAGCATTTTTGGAGCTCCTGTAAAGTCACATCTTTCTTTCATATTTCTTTTTCAAAGGAGCCATGAtggggaggtgctggtgttgggctgagATGGATAAGGTCAggtgtcacacaacaccagtttatagcccaacaggttcatCCGAAATCACAAGCtgtcggagtgctgctcttttgcCTGATGcagggcagcgctccgaaagcttgtgatttcaaataaacctgttggattataacctggtgatgtgtgacttctgaccttttcaAAGTAGCTCCTTTATCTTTGGTGTTGAGTATTTGGTCACCTCTCCTGCAAAGTATTGAGAGGATTACTAAATTTCAGTTGCTATATAGATGCAAGTTGTCACTGCTGTACACCATTGAATTTAAGACTGAAGATTGTAGGCTCAAACTCCATTCGAAGACAAAAATCTCGGCTGACCCTCCAGGTCAGaggggagtgctgaactgtcagaggtgccCCTTTCAGATGAGATCTTAGGTCCTAGTTTCAACCTCATTGGTTTACATCATCTTTATGGGAGAGATGACAAAGATTTGTGTGACTTAGAATAATTTTAGGATTTGTAAATGCAGAGAGTGATATTGAAGATCACGTGAATTGACTTAAAAGCCTCAACAGATGACAGAAATGAAGGGTTTCactgataaggagaggctggataggctgggaccattattttactggaacataggagattgaggggtgaccttacagaggtttataagatcatgagggatacAGGTAAAATGAAttgcagatgtcttttccctaggatggggaattccaagactagggggcatattttcaaggtgaagagagaaagatttttaaaaaagacacaagggacaATTTCTTCTCCACAGAGAAtagttcatgtgtagaatgaacttccagaggaactggtgggtgcgggtacagttacaatgtttaaaatatatttaggtaagtacatccataggaaagatttggagggatatgggccaagtgcaggcagttgggactagtttagtttgggatattgggtcggcatggagtgattggaccaaagggtctgcttccatgttgtatgactctgactctatgaaaggGAAAATTGTCATTGGCCAATGAAGCCTGTTGATGTACCTGCCCAATTTACCCGTAATAACCACTGGAGAATTGAAGCCAAAGAGGAGACAGGCCTGGGGTCAGCAGGAAGCGCTTGCCAACTTGCAAAAATAGATGGTAGCCCTTCCAGCTTTAAGTAATTTTCAACTTACAAGGCAATAATTGTGGGTGAGACTGATATTACAGAGCAATGAATACTAACCTGAGCAAGTCTTCTTGTCCTGATTGAGAGTGTAGCCAGATCGACAGCGGCAGCGATAGGACCCAGGTGTGCTTACACAGATATGTTCACAGCCATGATCTCCCAGGGCACAGAGGTTGACAGCTAAAGGATAAAAGGACTGATAGTTTAGAATATGTTGTTGTTGTgccaccatagtcttaccagaccataggggctgctctctcattagagggaagcaactggtggtgatttaacctgagggctaccAAACCTCAGGtgatggaagagattgagaagcagAATCCTTCATTGCAACCTCAAATcgatgatgggaattgaatccatgctgtggtgtcgcactgctctgtaaaccaatgatccagccaactgagctaaaccaattcacTTGTGGCATGGACAGGTAGCACTTACTTTCTGTGTGTAACTTTTCATCTCACTGGTTTCTTTAaaggatttcaaaaggaaatttgatgGGCACCAAATGGAAATAAACTTACCTGGTGATGAATAGGGGAGTGACAGGATTGATCTAAAGACTGCCAGTATTgaatcaatgggtcaaatggcctccttctgttccataCTGATTCTACTGATTTGGGCAGGAAGACTCCAGAGCTTTTCAAGAACATCAGGTGAGATCCAAATGCAGCACTTTAACTTCCTACAGATCTAGTCTTGGCAGAATGGAAAGTGCTGGGGTTAGGGGTGCGTTGGCTTGTGGGGTGAGGGGGAATGATTTGTGCATAACTGGGTTCCAGATTGAACAGAGCCATTTGAACCCTGGGCTGAGTTCAAACAAACCTTATTTTAGCAGTTGCTATGATCTTACAGAGGAGATGGAAATGCCCATGAAGAGCAATTAAGGTCTATTTAACTGGTATGATAATAAGTAATTTAAAACCCCAGCCCTATTCAAAGCCTTTAGTTGAGAAAAATCCAGAGTTCAGATCTGACGTCAGAATAGTTTCTTCAGATGAACCACGTTTTTCGGGTTCAGTTCGGGGGAACCAGTGACCTCAGCAGGAGTTTTTCTGCTCTGTGAAGCTTCCAAACCAGGAgaagtttgcaacaaaatctTCAAGTTGTTAAAGTACATTTAGGATGTTAGAATTGTAAAAGGGTTATGCCATCGGAATGGAATCATAAAATTGACTCAACAGTTCAAGATAAAGAAACTGGACATCTTCAGTTAAGTAAAGCTGAAACAGGAGAGCTATTTATCTAGGGTTGAGCAACAGTAATGGAATGGTGTCGGAAAacaggttgaaactttgttttaatgCATGTGGTGCGATCTTTCTAACTGAATTAAATAAAGCTTGATTTCTTTGTATCATTTGTTTTGGGTGATAAACTTACATTCTGTCATTTAAAGAACATTTGCAACCTCATGTGAAAATGCCTCAgtgtttaaaaaatgaaatatattATCTATCAAGCTATGTTTCATTCTGCGATCTCACTTGTCCCACATTATCTTCAGCTGGAATCAAAACAGGATGCACAGTATTAAGAATGGATAGGATTGAAGTACTAACCACTACAAGTCTTCTTGTCTGGGTTCAGTCTGAAGCCCTCATGGCAACTGCACTTGTATGAACCTGGAGAGCTGATGCATATCTGCTCACAGTCATGGTCTCCATGGGAACAGAGGTCAATAGCTATGGAGGAATACACAGTCACTGGTCAGAACAACCTAGAAGTTTCTACCACTGTCCTGTCTTTTTACTCCCACCattatgatttttattttaatcactgCTTTTTCCAAGCCTTGTCCCACAAACAGGACAGGACACTACAGACAACTCAGCCTTGGGCTAGATGTTGGTTCAGGATTTCCTGCATTTGTGTTTTCTATCTGCCTCGGACACGAAGTGAAGGAGGCTGCAATCATTGGTGGGATTCTCTCAGGACTCAGGATCAATGTCAAAATGCCTGGCTGAAGCTTTCAGTATCCTTTCAGTGCTTCCTTTGAATACCATGTGAGTGTGTCCTGCACTCAAGTTGTTCATGGAAGATTGTAAAAAGTGGAgccataggtagacagggtagagaaggcggcatttggtatgcttaccttcattggttagtgcattgagtatgggctttgggaggtcatgatgtggcagtacaggacattggtgaggccacttttaaaatactgcatgctcttctggtctccctactataggaaagatgttgtgaaacttgaaagggctcagaaaagatcaacaagaatgttgacagggttggagggtttgagttacagggagaagctgaatatcatagaatccctacaatgtggcaacaagccatttggcccaacaagtccatactgacccaccaaagagtagcccacccagacccattcccctaccctattactctacatttcccctgactaatgattAAGTTGGGTTATTTCCccggagcatcagagactgaggggtgactttacaaaggtttataaatcttaaggggcatggacaagatcaatagccaaggtcttttacccagggtagcggagtccaaaactcgagggcataggtttaagattgagaggggaaagatttaaaaaggaactttggggcaaccttttcacacagagggtggtatgtgtatggaatgagctgccagaggaagtggtggaggctggtacaatttaaaaggcatttggatatgtattaataggaagggtttagaggggaatgggccaagtgctggcaaatgggattagatctgtttaggatatctggtcggcacggatgggttggccaaagggtatgtttccgtgcagCATTCTGGCTACAAGAACTTCACATCGCGGTTACTGCAGTTTCAGTTTAATGCGGATACTTGGATTTCATGCCTTTCATTTCTGTTACTTGCTAACAGCTGAAGAGGCATTTTATAATCAGTTTACAAGCCCTTGAGATAAAATATCACCAGCGTATACCTGTGCATGTCTTCTTGTCTGGGTTCAGCACATAGCCCTCACGGCAAGCACAGTGGAAGGACTCAGGAGTGGTGACACAGATGTGCTCACAACCATGACTTTCACTAGCACACAGATCCTGAGCTGGAAGGAAAAAGATACAAGTCGAAATTGAATTTGGGGTACTAGCAAAatgagtgaataagaaatgttgaaGGTTCATGTGTTTTGTGCAAGGTAACACATAACTATGGGTCTCAAGCAGATCGGTATGTATTATAGACTAATGAACAATGTTCCCCTAATTTATTTTCATCCTGTGCAGACTGCTTGCGAATTCTGTGCATCGTACATTTAAATGGAAGTCAAAATCTCACATTGGAGCATGACCGAGTGTGAGCAGGGTTTCGTAGTGGCTGTATCCCACAAAACCTATCGGGAATCTTAATGGTGAATAAAGGACTTGAGTTCTTATAGATTGATTAATACACAGATATTAGACAGGTGTAACTGCTGGTCATTATAGAGCAAAATGTCttaaacaagggcagcaggtacatggcaacaccaccagctgcaagttctcctccaagccactcaccatctgacttgcaaatatatcgccgttccttcagtgaggctgggtcaaaatcctggaattccttccctaatggcattgtggttaaATTTGCACCACATGGTATGTAGCAGTTCAGGAAAGCAGCTAAccatcaccttcacaagggcaactagggacaggcaataaatgcaagccCAGCCAGCAATCCCCACATttcacaagtgaattttaaaaaataacctgTCAAATACAGGTTAATATAGAGCTAGGGTTTTGCTGAAACAAGAACACGTtttttcaaagtttgagagaattCTGTATGTTAACTCTGCCTACCAACCAATCAATGCTCATCTATTGCGCAGTACAGATATTCTTTTCCCTTCACATTGCAAATTGGCCTGATTGGTACAAAATGTAAAGCTTTGACAAGGTGTATCTTTTTTCAGCATTATTTGAGTTCTGGACAACCAAACAACTGTCGATGCAGCTAGGGATCAATGAGATGTCAGTGATTTGAGATAAATGGCACAAGAAGCTTTGGCAACATAAGGGAAAACCTTTTTATGATCTCAATTGGTTAGGGACTGGAAAGCAGTGCCTGGTGGATGAAGGTACAATCATGGCAAGGGAAACAATTTACAGGGAAATGAGACTCACAGAACTGCTCTTTCAGAGAGGGGACATATAACAAAAGCTCCTAACTTTCTACTGCAAAGGGACATGTGATGGCTTGGCGTCCCTCACTGTGACAAAGAGTTCTCAAGATGAGAAACATGAATTAGAACGCTTCCCCTTTGGTCATTTTATTACTTACAACACAACTTGTCCTTGAAGGTCTTAGCGAACTGATCAATCAAGTCAAAGTTCTCAACCAGGAAGACATGTTCCTCATGTGGCAAGGAGGCCATGGCTCTGAGGGAGGAGATCTCTGCTCTTTGCACCCCGACGGCATAGATCTCAATACCAGACTCCCGAGCTTCCGCTGCTACCTCTGTCACCCGGTCCTGGGGCATCCCATCTGTTATAATGATAGCAACTCTTGGGATTTTCTGTGCCAGGGGTCGGGCACCCTGTTCCTCCGTGAACGCAACGTTCATGGCGTACTGGATGGCTAAGCCAGTCATTGTCCCCTGAGCCAGTGGGATCACCTCTTTGACACTCTTGATCATGTCAGCTTTTTTCTGGAAGGTTTTGAAGGAGAAGACATTCTGGATCTGGCTGGAATACTGGATTAAAGCAACCCTGCCAGCAGCAGGTCCCACATTCAAGAAATTGATCATGTCGATCACAAAGTTCCTCATCAGCTCGAACTCAAACGGGCGGACACTCCTGGAGCTGTCAATAATAAACAACAGATCCATGGGACCTGTTGTGCACTTTTTACCTGAAATGAAAGACAAGGTTTGTTGCAGCAAACTGGGATGACCGTCATTTGAAGTGCATTattcattatttaattatttattcagATTCTGGAATCTATTGATTTGGAAATTTATGTTCTGGCATACCTCAGCTTCCGTACAGAGATACCCCAGACCTAGAACTATAACCTTTGACCCTTGACCAGCCCAAGGGCTCAGGCAGAGATCCCATTGCTAGGCATCTGAACCATCGGGGGCACAATCTGGGGCACCAACCATATCAGGAAGAGGAGAATCCAGAACAGAGGTCTGGTAAAGGTTGGAGAATGTGGAGTGTGTTGGAAAGGACACACACGATTCTGAATCTTCTTCTCTCAGGAACAAAAGCAGAGTCACCTGCCCTCCTGGTTGgctttacaaatttaaaaattgaaagtaATGAGTTTGCTAATGTTTGTgggcttctgcagcatggatctCAAGATGGTTCTCACATGTGGATGGACCTTGTCCCACAAGACACATCTGCAATGACCTTGTCTCAAGTCCCTGTGAATGCTCTGTGTTTTCCTCAGTTCCCTCCTCGTTATATATGTGGTGATGTTTATGGTACACATAGGCCTCTAACTTAAACAGGCTATTCTCAAGTCTTCAGCACTTAGTCTAACCAGGGCTTAGCCTGCTTTTAACAGGAGTAGGTTGCAGATATCATTTCACACTGCTAGAATGGGTAGGGAACTTGACCCTGGTTCTCTTGGCTcaagagctaggaacactaccattgtaccacaagaCCCATGAGGAGTATGTTGAAATGGCTATCCATTTTCTGGGCCAGTTGTTTACATTACTATTAGGTAAGGGAAATCTTGAATAAACAGACCATTAAGGTCAGATCTATGACCTTAAAAGGCAACACTATGAGGAAAGGAGGGGTGGAAAATTATAAATGGTCAGATAACCTTCTTTCACATTTTAGttgtttttttaatgaattatttATTTAGCTTTCCTACTGATTTACTCTAACATCAAACCTTTGTATCTCACTTGACAGCCAATTAGTAAATCTCATCCATTCTAAATTGGCCAATGTGTATCCACTGAAAAATTAACAATGAGGTGATTGTAAAAGATtctaaagcatttttttaaagatcAAGAGAGTTCTTCCATCTGTCCTGGCTAAATTTATCCTATCACTAAAAACGGATTATCTAATTGTCATATTGCTGCCAGTGGGAGcttcctgtgtgcaaattgactgctatGTTCCCCTACATTACTAAAGTAAGTCACTGATTATGATATGTCTAGGGGCCCCCAAAGTCaatgagaccataagatacagaagcagaattagtccattcagcccatcgagtctgctccatggTTTATATGTTTtccaaccccattcttctgccttctcccagtaatccttgatccccttaccaatcaagaacctatcatggcacagtggttcagtggttagcactgctgcctcatagcgctagggtcccaggttcgattccagccttgagtgactgtctgtgtggagtttgcacattctccccgtgtctgtgtgggtttgttctgcccaaagatgtgcaggttaggtgaattggccatggtaaattgtccatagtgttaggtgggggggttactcttcggaggattgttgttgggctgaagagcctgtttccacactgtagggaatctaatctaacctatttatctgtcttaagtacactcaataatttggatatttagttcccagtcctgaTCACTTTGCGGCCACACCTCTGTGGTACCTCCAACATCATACATGCGAATTTCAATGTGGGCTGCAAGCTGATTTATCTCGTTTCATATACTACATACATTTAAGTACAAGACCCTCATCCTGTGTTGACTGCCcctcttctcatagttgtccccttatctgctgtacctgaagttacattcctgaccctttccatacttaCTGTCTTCTTACTTGgtttggaaactttaataacctctgatAAGCCATCCCCTGAGTCAAACAAAGTCTTTTTTGCAAAAAAAGTTTTACTGTTTTTATTACAGTATATGAAGGCTGTTTTGGGGGAAACCAATAATCAATCATGTTGCTCCAAATTGTTCCTGCAAAGATATTTAAGAGTTATTGTCACCAACTGGTTAATTTTGCACAAATTGCCGAGGCAGCACAATTGGTGTGTCTTTTCCTCATATCCAACCCCACCTCTTCCCAGATGGATCCTGGGATAGTGAGCAGAAGGAAGAGTTTCAACCATTTTCATCTACACACCCCTGTGTAGCcttacaacatcaggttatttgGGAATGTTTCCGATTCTAAATGTGTGCTATAATGTAATTTTAGAAATTCTTTCCCGACAAAGTCATAAGTTTTATATCATAGCCCAAATCTTTAAGTTATTATGATTAATTTAAATTAGGAATGTAACACAAATTCCTAAATATTATCTTACTTCCAATATCTTGGAAATCACAAATTTAGTtacagcaaatgattagg containing:
- the matn4 gene encoding matrilin-4 isoform X1; protein product: MKLPLAIGLVLIMEVLLMDGIQAAKRRQIKIRDRKEGKKCTTGPMDLLFIIDSSRSVRPFEFELMRNFVIDMINFLNVGPAAGRVALIQYSSQIQNVFSFKTFQKKADMIKSVKEVIPLAQGTMTGLAIQYAMNVAFTEEQGARPLAQKIPRVAIIITDGMPQDRVTEVAAEARESGIEIYAVGVQRAEISSLRAMASLPHEEHVFLVENFDLIDQFAKTFKDKLCSQDLCASESHGCEHICVTTPESFHCACREGYVLNPDKKTCTAIDLCSHGDHDCEQICISSPGSYKCSCHEGFRLNPDKKTCSAVNLCALGDHGCEHICVSTPGSYRCRCRSGYTLNQDKKTCSAVDLCALGDHGCEHICVSTPGSYKCRCQPGYTLNQDKKTCSMVNYCSFGNHSCQHECVSILNGYYCTCREGFELHDDGKTCKVVDMCNTVEHGCEFKCVSTPGSYFCICPPGRQLNEDGKTCNRCSKANIDLAFVIDGSKSVRPENFELVKKFVNNIVDALDISSQGTRVALVQYSSRVRTEIPLGTHTTAAALKKAVNNVVYMEKGTMTGLALKHMVENVFTEAGGARPGSQSQPRVGVVFTDGRSQDSISEWAKKAKDAGITMYAVGVGKAVEDELREIASEPVDQHFFYASDFSIIDQIAENLKVNICEEEVTGQETIKDPCACETLVAFQQDTLSLLEEFSQKLAQMTGKLDDLENRLPKAVK
- the matn4 gene encoding matrilin-4 isoform X2; its protein translation is MKLPLAIGLVLIMEVLLMDGIQAAKRRQIKIRDRKEGKKCTTGPMDLLFIIDSSRSVRPFEFELMRNFVIDMINFLNVGPAAGRVALIQYSSQIQNVFSFKTFQKKADMIKSVKEVIPLAQGTMTGLAIQYAMNVAFTEEQGARPLAQKIPRVAIIITDGMPQDRVTEVAAEARESGIEIYAVGVQRAEISSLRAMASLPHEEHVFLVENFDLIDQFAKTFKDKLCSQDLCASESHGCEHICVTTPESFHCACREGYVLNPDKKTCTAIDLCSHGDHDCEQICISSPGSYKCSCHEGFRLNPDKKTCSAVNLCALGDHGCEHICVSTPGSYRCRCRSGYTLNQDKKTCSAVDLCALGDHGCEHICVSTPGSYKCRCQPGYTLNQDKKTCSIVDMCNTVEHGCEFKCVSTPGSYFCICPPGRQLNEDGKTCNRCSKANIDLAFVIDGSKSVRPENFELVKKFVNNIVDALDISSQGTRVALVQYSSRVRTEIPLGTHTTAAALKKAVNNVVYMEKGTMTGLALKHMVENVFTEAGGARPGSQSQPRVGVVFTDGRSQDSISEWAKKAKDAGITMYAVGVGKAVEDELREIASEPVDQHFFYASDFSIIDQIAENLKVNICEEEVTGQETIKDPCACETLVAFQQDTLSLLEEFSQKLAQMTGKLDDLENRLPKAVK